Proteins from a genomic interval of Orbaceae bacterium lpD02:
- a CDS encoding transposase, with amino-acid sequence MVKKFSTEFKQQSVDYALSNAHLSITELANHLGIGKSTLDKWIRLLAPNKTSRRELTIEQQKIIALEKEVKELKIANEILKKAHVYFINHPSR; translated from the coding sequence ATGGTCAAAAAATTCAGTACCGAGTTCAAACAGCAATCGGTCGATTATGCGCTGTCTAACGCTCACCTTTCAATAACTGAGCTGGCCAACCATTTAGGTATAGGTAAATCGACCCTTGATAAGTGGATAAGGCTGCTAGCGCCAAATAAAACCAGTCGTCGAGAGCTCACCATTGAGCAGCAAAAAATTATCGCCCTAGAAAAAGAGGTAAAAGAGCTCAAAATCGCGAATGAAATCCTAAAAAAGGCGCATGTGTACTTCATCAACCATCCAAGTCGGTGA
- a CDS encoding AIPR family protein: MNIMLDSYFRNFIGNNQFEDYSDNENFEKFCNYYLINQYYPQDFDLERCSIGGGDDFGIDGLCIIVDDICIHNKDDLKSLYGSPKKIDVKFIFNQIKNSEKFDLGDILKFLSGVKIFYENETQYTNEDLKNYYEIKNNIYKNIIKFHRPEIILNYVTTGKWQEPEEIIMRIKSIQKDLEELNIGNICTNFIDSKKIESIHNEVENKIEKQIDFRASLTLPKINDVRQSHILSVPINEFIKLITNDTGNILKNLFLDNVRDFQGSNSVNEGIKKTITSELQEALPMFNNGITIIAKHLEIINQRIVLTDFQIVNGCQTSHVIWENRESLKNNTDIIVKVIETTSSELSESIIKATNKQTEVKDEAFESLSDFHKGLENYFNAYATKRLSPIYYERRSKQYQSDQTKKPHQIINLSKLTRASVACILYQPQSTHRYYGELLNSNRDKIFKKEDSNYSKYYLAASISNKVDSYLRKKEFSSYKLMKDQLSLIIYKKMEANKKIQDQLYQIIDSTKDFRRILAEAIEILVKLSGNDKSKYRVLSRSKDFTTLITESLVGLTQKK; the protein is encoded by the coding sequence ATGAATATAATGCTTGACAGTTATTTTAGGAACTTTATAGGAAATAATCAATTTGAAGATTATAGTGATAATGAAAACTTTGAGAAGTTTTGTAATTACTACTTGATAAATCAATATTATCCGCAAGATTTTGATTTGGAACGATGTAGTATTGGTGGTGGTGATGATTTTGGAATAGATGGATTATGCATAATTGTAGATGATATATGTATTCATAATAAAGATGATCTAAAAAGTCTATACGGGTCTCCCAAAAAAATAGACGTTAAATTTATATTTAATCAGATAAAAAATTCAGAAAAATTTGACTTGGGTGATATTTTAAAGTTTTTATCTGGAGTGAAAATTTTTTACGAAAATGAAACCCAATATACAAACGAAGATCTTAAGAATTATTATGAAATTAAAAATAACATTTATAAAAATATAATTAAATTTCATAGACCAGAAATTATACTGAATTATGTAACAACTGGAAAATGGCAAGAACCAGAAGAAATAATAATGCGTATTAAATCCATTCAAAAGGATTTGGAAGAGCTAAACATAGGTAATATTTGCACAAATTTTATAGATTCAAAAAAGATAGAATCAATTCATAATGAAGTGGAAAATAAGATTGAAAAACAGATTGATTTTAGGGCTAGCTTGACGTTACCCAAAATAAATGATGTTAGGCAATCTCATATATTATCAGTGCCTATAAATGAGTTTATTAAGTTAATCACAAATGATACGGGAAATATATTAAAAAATTTATTTCTAGATAATGTCAGGGACTTCCAAGGTAGTAACTCTGTAAACGAGGGGATAAAAAAAACAATAACATCTGAATTGCAAGAGGCTTTGCCAATGTTTAATAATGGGATAACTATTATTGCAAAACATCTTGAAATCATAAATCAAAGGATAGTGTTGACCGACTTTCAAATTGTGAATGGATGCCAAACTAGCCATGTTATCTGGGAAAATAGAGAGAGTCTAAAAAATAATACAGATATTATAGTTAAAGTAATAGAAACAACGTCATCCGAACTATCTGAAAGTATAATTAAAGCAACAAACAAACAAACTGAAGTCAAAGATGAGGCATTTGAATCATTGTCAGACTTTCACAAGGGGTTGGAAAATTACTTTAATGCTTATGCTACCAAAAGATTATCTCCAATTTACTATGAAAGGAGATCTAAGCAATATCAAAGCGATCAGACAAAGAAACCTCATCAAATAATAAACCTATCGAAATTGACTCGTGCAAGTGTGGCGTGTATTTTATACCAGCCACAGAGTACGCATAGATATTATGGCGAGCTATTGAATAGTAACAGAGATAAAATATTCAAGAAGGAAGATTCCAACTATAGTAAATATTATTTAGCGGCTTCCATATCAAATAAAGTTGATTCGTATTTAAGGAAAAAAGAGTTTTCATCATATAAACTAATGAAGGATCAGTTATCTCTGATAATATATAAAAAAATGGAAGCTAATAAAAAAATTCAAGATCAATTATACCAGATAATTGATTCAACCAAGGACTTTAGACGGATATTAGCTGAAGCGATAGAGATTTTAGTTAAATTATCGGGAAATGACAAATCAAAATATAGAGTTTTATCTAGGTCAAAAGATTTCACTACGCTAATTACGGAGTCGTTAGTTGGTCTAACCCAAAAAAAATGA
- a CDS encoding IS3 family transposase (programmed frameshift) translates to MVKKFSTEFKQQSVDYALSNAHLSLVEIANHLGIGKSTLDKWIRQINPDKTSKRELTAEQQKIIALEKENKELKMANEILKKGACVLHQPSKSVKYKYMKQHFASYPMPLVCRQLNVSVSGYYAWLRREPKSNALFDNIKALYWWHKARLGAPSLVHDIRDKGYDVSERTVSRVLQKLGLRSKAARKCHYRAAPNQSHDVAPNTLDRQFNPDKPNLVWVTDITYIKTGEGWLYLCVIIDLFGRKVIGRQTSHRIDRHLVCNTLKNALFRRQFPKGVLLHSDRGSQYCSGDFKRLVLRHGLSQSMSRAGNCWDNAVAESFFHTLKTHIIHDCDYKTREDANKALFEYIEIYYNRVRRHSTNGWISPEQYEKQYYLNNTFIEASTV, encoded by the exons ATGGTCAAAAAATTCAGTACAGAGTTTAAACAACAATCAGTCGATTATGCTTTATCCAATGCTCATCTTTCTTTAGTTGAAATCGCGAACCATTTAGGTATTGGTAAATCAACACTAGATAAATGGATTAGGCAAATCAATCCAGACAAAACCAGTAAACGAGAGTTAACAGCTGAGCAGCAAAAAATTATCGCCCTAGAAAAAGAAAACAAAGAACTGAAAATGGCGAATGAAATTCTAAAAAAGG GCGCATGTGTACTTCATCAACCATCCAAGTCGGTGAAGTACAAGTATATGAAGCAACATTTCGCATCCTATCCAATGCCGTTAGTTTGCCGTCAGTTAAATGTTAGTGTGTCAGGTTATTACGCTTGGCTCAGACGAGAACCAAAATCAAACGCGCTATTTGATAACATCAAAGCACTTTATTGGTGGCACAAAGCCCGCCTGGGCGCCCCAAGCTTAGTGCACGACATAAGGGATAAGGGCTATGATGTATCAGAAAGAACGGTCAGTCGAGTATTACAAAAATTAGGCTTACGAAGTAAAGCCGCACGCAAATGTCACTATCGGGCAGCGCCAAACCAATCTCATGATGTGGCGCCCAATACATTGGATAGGCAGTTTAATCCGGATAAACCCAATCTTGTTTGGGTGACCGATATCACGTATATCAAAACGGGTGAAGGCTGGCTATACCTCTGTGTGATTATTGATTTATTCGGGCGAAAAGTAATTGGTCGGCAAACGAGTCACCGTATTGATAGACATTTAGTGTGTAACACACTCAAAAATGCCTTATTCCGTCGCCAGTTTCCAAAAGGCGTGTTACTCCATAGTGACCGAGGAAGCCAATATTGTAGTGGTGATTTTAAGCGATTAGTGTTGCGGCATGGACTTAGCCAAAGTATGAGTAGAGCAGGAAATTGTTGGGATAATGCGGTTGCTGAAAGCTTTTTTCATACGTTAAAAACGCACATTATTCATGATTGTGATTACAAAACACGGGAGGATGCAAATAAAGCACTATTTGAATACATTGAAATCTATTATAATCGAGTTCGTCGCCATTCAACTAATGGTTGGATATCGCCAGAACAATATGAAAAGCAGTACTACCTAAATAACACATTTATAGAGGCAAGCACTGTCTAA
- a CDS encoding DNA cytosine methyltransferase, which translates to MSRRAKPNSKYSLVDLFAGAGGLSYGFLQTGHFSVKAAFELNPSAKQTYQRNHGDKVFMYDDVEDALSNKIKTEIGPVDVVIGGPPCQGFSSANRQKNHAISQNNSLVKKFVQAVLNLNPKAFLMENVGMLQSNVHRFYLDDKDQATITQYGIATSPAEIQLLNEAFLFEGAVGIAREKTKIADYLWNEKDYFVLNVVYKTRKNSDKLKATLEKHQKNLLTLATKLTLHCETNDPIIHNNNLAGNAIKNYFTNSQTDAIDLCNIIEPVIMVQRMLSKSMEIHNNHIVVSEYSTKCGLVAKVTSMSVVDYIESILGAENTGYSITKGILSAADFGAPQKRVRFVIMGVKKTISESINLPVGSFTEANFRTVEDAIKDIENINVATTVSEGDAGFKLPKVKKNISELAKQLRDSDILYNHVSTNTTPEALERFKVIQQGCNFHHLPSELKTTYSDGSRTQNTIYLRLKYNQPSGTVVNVRKSMWIHPTHDRALSIREAARLQTFPDSFVFCGLKDSQYQQIGNAVPPILAKALANHLCNYLDG; encoded by the coding sequence ATGAGCAGGCGAGCTAAGCCAAACTCGAAATATAGTTTAGTAGATTTGTTCGCCGGTGCTGGTGGGCTTAGCTATGGGTTTCTTCAAACAGGGCATTTTTCTGTTAAGGCTGCTTTTGAATTGAATCCAAGTGCCAAGCAAACCTATCAACGTAATCATGGTGATAAAGTCTTTATGTATGATGATGTGGAAGATGCTTTGTCAAATAAGATAAAAACAGAGATTGGACCGGTTGATGTTGTTATCGGAGGTCCTCCATGCCAGGGATTTTCAAGTGCCAATCGCCAAAAGAATCATGCAATTAGCCAGAATAACTCCCTAGTTAAAAAGTTTGTGCAAGCTGTACTTAACTTGAATCCTAAAGCTTTTTTAATGGAAAATGTTGGTATGCTGCAATCTAACGTTCATCGTTTCTATTTAGATGACAAGGATCAAGCTACAATCACACAATATGGTATTGCAACATCTCCAGCTGAAATCCAACTTCTCAATGAAGCATTTTTGTTTGAAGGAGCTGTTGGGATCGCTCGCGAAAAGACAAAAATTGCAGACTACTTATGGAATGAAAAAGACTATTTCGTTCTTAACGTTGTCTATAAAACACGTAAAAATAGTGATAAGTTAAAAGCCACACTAGAAAAACATCAAAAGAATCTGCTTACTCTTGCAACAAAGCTTACTTTACATTGTGAAACTAATGATCCTATTATTCACAACAACAATCTTGCTGGTAATGCCATAAAGAATTACTTTACTAATAGTCAAACAGATGCAATAGATTTATGTAATATAATTGAACCAGTTATTATGGTACAAAGAATGCTTTCTAAATCTATGGAGATTCATAATAATCACATTGTAGTTTCTGAATATAGTACAAAATGTGGGTTAGTGGCAAAAGTTACATCAATGTCTGTCGTTGATTATATTGAATCGATTCTTGGTGCAGAAAATACTGGCTACAGTATTACTAAAGGAATTTTGTCAGCGGCAGATTTTGGTGCTCCGCAAAAACGAGTACGCTTTGTCATTATGGGAGTAAAGAAAACAATATCTGAAAGTATAAACTTACCTGTTGGTTCTTTTACTGAAGCAAATTTTCGAACAGTTGAGGATGCCATCAAAGATATTGAAAATATTAATGTTGCGACTACAGTTAGTGAAGGTGATGCTGGCTTTAAACTTCCTAAAGTGAAAAAAAATATTAGCGAATTAGCAAAGCAACTTCGAGATTCAGATATACTATATAACCATGTGTCTACTAACACTACCCCTGAGGCACTGGAACGATTCAAGGTTATTCAGCAAGGTTGTAACTTTCATCATTTACCATCAGAACTTAAGACTACATATTCAGATGGTTCTAGGACGCAAAATACAATTTACTTAAGGTTAAAATATAATCAGCCTTCTGGAACTGTGGTGAATGTACGAAAGTCTATGTGGATTCACCCCACTCACGATCGTGCTTTGAGCATTCGGGAAGCTGCCCGTTTACAAACATTTCCAGATAGCTTTGTATTTTGTGGATTAAAAGATTCCCAATATCAACAGATTGGTAATGCAGTGCCGCCAATATTAGCAAAAGCATTAGCTAACCATTTATGCAATTATTTAGATGGATAA